The following nucleotide sequence is from Rhodothermus sp..
TCGACAACGTCACCACTTACGTTGCGCATACGTGCAATTTCAATGGAAATCTTTTCTACTTCATCATCGCGCAGGTACTTGAGCACTTTGCTGGCTGCCTGCGTCCCCATGGCGATGAGCAGTACAGCCGCCTTCTGGGCACCGCTTATGTTGTGCTGCGTCAGTTCTGGTCCCTGTTGCGTTTGCTGCTGGATATCCTGCATGTTCGCCATGGCTTTCCGTTCATTTTTAGTCCTGCATATCGGCTACCAGCCAGCTTCGGATGATTTCGGCTGCTTCTTCAGGCTTTTCGTTGACCTGCTTCTGGACCTCTTCGAAAAGGAGGTGTTTGGCTTTCAAGCGTGCTTTTGCTTCGGCCGAAAGGCGGCTGGTATAGATGTCATCAATAAGCACCAGCTCATCCTCTTTACCGGCCTCCAGACTATGGGTTGCGTCGCCGTGAAGCTCACCCGACACATGCCCGGAAGCATGCAGGGCGCTTTGATCGACACGACCAATGAGTACCTGGGTCTCGCCAGCTAATTCGCTCATGCGGTGGACGAGGGCCCGGAGTAGCCAGACGGCCAGCCCAAGCGCCAGCAGCATGAGGCCATAGCGAAGGTAAAGATGCAGCTGTTCCTGGCGGCGTTGTTCACGGAGTTCCTGAGCGATCTGGTCATCGATCTGCGTGTCAAAACGGGTTTGATGAATGGCAAAACGATCGCCGCGCTCCGGCCGAAAACCAACAGCGTTTTTGACCAGCTCTTCGATTTGTTTCAGCTCGTCTGGGGTATATGGACGGGGCTGGAGCGTACCATCTTCTCCTGGTTCAAAACGCTGATTGAGGATGACAGAGATTGTCAGATATTCGATGTCACCTCCGTTTTGCTGGATGCGCTCGACTGTTCGGCTCAGCTCGTAGTTTCGCACCATGGAGCTGGCCGAAGCACCCTCCCCGCCGGGTGCGGACTCTTCCAGGCGCTCTTCGCTGATAACCGTAGCGCTTTCGGGATCAATCAGCTGACGTTCGGTAACTGTCTGGTCGAAGTTCAGCGTTGCCGAGACGCGTACGATCGCATTGCCCGGGCCCAGCACACGGTCGAGCATGGACTGGCCTTTTTCGGTCAGGTGGGCTTCGAGGGCCTGGCGCAGCTTGAGCTGGGTACTGCTCAGCGTCAGTTCAGGATTGCCGGCGTCGGGGTTGGAGAGCAGGTTGCCACGCGCGTCCAGGACCGTCACATTAGCTGGATCAAGGCCTTCCACGGCGCCAGCCACCAGGGCCGTAATGCCATCGATTTGTTCTTCGGTCAACCGAGCGCCACTTTTGAGCGATAGTAATACCGAGGCACTTGGTGCCACCTGCGTTTCACGAAAAGGGCTACGCTCGGGCAATACCAGATGCACTTTGGCCAATTCGACCTGTTGCAGACTCATGATGGTGCGGGCCAGCTCGCCTTCGAGCGCGCGCTTATAATTCAGGCGCTGCATGAAGTCGGTCATGCCTAGGGTATTCTGATCAAACAGTTCGTAGCCGACCGGCCCGTCATTGACCACGCCTTCGCTGGCAAAGCGCAGGCGCAACTCATAGACACGGTCGCGAGGGACCCAGATCGCAGTACCGCCTTCTTTGAGCTGATAGGGAATGTTTTCTTCCTGCAGTGTTTCGACAATGCGGCTGGCATCGGAAGGGGCCAGGCCGCCGAATAGCAGGGCATACTCCGGACGGCCAGCCCAATATGCAATCCCCAGCAATAGCAAGATACTGCTAATCGTGACGACACCCAAGGCCATCCGCTGGCCAGGGGTGAGCCGACTCAAAAACTGCCTGAGTTGCTCGAACATATTGGTACGACGCACTACGACTACCTGTGGCGGGAATCATGGATGGAGCAATGGCCAGCGTGTGACCATCAGGACATCAAATCTGGGTGCGCATCAGCTCCTGGTAGGTTTCCAGCAGACGATTGCGAACTTCCGTCATAAGCTGGAAATAGAGCCGCGCCTGGTTCATGGAGATCATGACTTCGTGTAGATTTTCCTGCTCACCGGCAATAAAGGCTTCCACCTGTTCATCGGCTGCTTTCTGGGCGCGGTCGACTTCCTGGATAGCCTGGGCCAGTGTATCGGCAAAGCCTCCGTCAACCGTTTCACGGGATCGTGGGGCAGGTAGCTGCCCGTCATCTTGCGCCCTTAACTGCTGAAGTCGCTGTAATTCAGCCACGTTCATGGCGGAAGCAAACGGTTAGCCCTTTACGTCTAACTGACTACCTAAAGTCCCAGGTTGAAGCGTTTGCAGGGTTCGATTGGGGCCATAAAGTCGTAAGGTGAGTTTTTCGGAAGGCGGAAAGTGACGTTGAATCCACCGCCATTCTTCCTGGGTCACGCCATCAGGCCGGCTGGCCTGATGTGTCGAGGGTTCAGGAGGTTGAGCAGAAGGAACCGTTGAAGGCGCGGTATTAGCGCGCTGCTTGGAAGACAAATCCGAAAAGTTTGGGCGCGAAGGCCAGTTGTGGATACGCAGGTCCATAGGGTTATGCGGTCGTCAATGGGAAGGTTGAACGGATTTCTAAGTGGGGAAAAGCATGCAGGTCATAGTCCTGCACAAACCGGGAAAGCTCAGGGGGAAAGTAAACGAGGTAGCGTCTGATGCGCTGTTCCCAACGGGTGCCCCAGGCCCGAGCCACACGTTGCGCCTGTTTGCGCGATGTGTAGGCGATGCCGCAGGGGCCGACCAGGCCACCCAGCGTCTGGGCCAGGGGGCATTGTCGGGCATGGCGGGGTCGGCCTGTCGGCAGTTGCTGCAAGGGGGCCCTGCCCAGCGCCCGGCGGGCCAGGTTCACCTGTTGAAGTACGGCTTGCTCCCGTGGACGCAACAGGCGCAGAAGCCCGTGCGTCAGCCAATGTCGGATTCGGTTCGACATGTTTAGATTTCCAGCGTTCGCTTGATCATTTCTTTCGCCGCCTGGATGGTGGAGAGGTTGGCCTCGTAGATGCGATTCGCCGAGATCAGGTGGGCCATCTCCTCCACCACGTTCACGTCAGGATAGGCTACGTAACCATTGGCATCGGCATGGGGGTGGGTTGGATCGTATTCGTAACGCAGCCGTAGCGTTTCTGTGATGGTTGTTTCAGGACCCAGCTCGGCTTCCGGTAATCGTGGTAGAAGCGATGGTGATGCACTGTGGCGGGGGTCTGTCGTGCGCGGTGCGGTACGTAATCGGCTGAGCAGTTCATAGAAGCGCTGGGTGGGGACTTCGGGAGTGGTATGGACAGCGCGTTTGATCGCATAAGGAGTTCCCTGGTCAGTGCGCGTTGTGGCTGCGTTAGCAATGTTTTCGGTGGCCGCACTCATGGCTATCCGCTGAGCCTCCAGGCCGCGTGCGGCTGTTCGGAAGAAGGAAAAGATGCGTGCAGGCAGGGGCATGGCAGCAGACGTTGTTTTATTAACCGGTGCGTCCGGTAATTGCCGTCCGCATCAGGTCGAAATAATCACGCAAGGCCCGTGCGGTTAGCTGCGTGCGCAGCTGGGTATCGGCCAGCTCCATCAACTCGTTTTCCAGAATGGGGGGCGTCTCTTCAATCTGCATACGTGGTGTTACTTCTTCCGGGCGACGCAGGCCAGGAATCCGATGACGTACTTCGCGTAGCGTTTCCTCAAACGAGACGCTCATGCGTTGATATCCAGGGGTATCCAGATTGGCAATATTGCTGGCCAGCGCCTTCAGGCGCCAGGTATATGCCTGCATGGCGTGGCGCAATAATTGGAGCTTGGCAGGTTCCATCGTGGCCCCCATTCGTTTTAAAACCAGCATGCGCTGTTGCGCCAGATCAACCACTGTGCCAGGACTTAAGAACCTGCGGGGCGAGCCGATACGACCGGATTAAGCCCGTGAGGTGTGAGCCGTGCAGGCAGCGAAAGTAAACGCGACGGAAAAACTTGCCGAGCGTTAGCAGCAATACGGTGAAACAGCAAACGTAGCAGGTCGGCATGCGATTTGTCGCGCCTTTGAGCGTTCAAATTTCGATGTACTCAGGAAGCGGGCAGAGGTGGTCGGTCTGGCAAGGACCGAAACGTTAACCCCTGAAGTTGCCCACGTTGTTTATGGCTTCTCCAACGGAAAGGAGGGCAAGTGCGCAGGAAACGCCAGACGAATTGCTGGCCAATCTGGTGCAGGTACTGGCCCATCGCTTACGGGGGCTGATTACCAGCATTGAAGGATTTACAGATTTGCTGGCCGATACGCTGGTAACCCCCGAACAACGCGAGTTGGCGCTACGTGTTTTTGAGAGCACGGCCTCAATCGAACGGATTCTCTCTGAATTGCAATGGTATAGCCGACCGTTGCAACTGATGCCTGGACGGCGTCCGTTGCGTGTCTTGCTGCAAGAGCTGCTGGTAATGCTTGAGGAAGGCGAGGCGGCGCGTGTAGCGCTTGATCTGCAGCTATCCGGGCGATTGCAGGTGCGCGCCGATGCCATGTTGCTCCGACAGGCGCTTTTTATGTTGTTGAAAAACGCACTGGAAGCCACGGGACCGGCAGGTACGGTACAGTTACGTGTGCTGGGTGCGTCGCGTGCGATTCGTTTCGAAGTCTGGAATGCGGGCTATATGCCTCCTGAGGTAGCCGAACAGATTTTCGTACCTTTCTTTACCACCAAGGCACAAAATCTTGGAATTGGCCTGCCGATTGCACGACGTATTGTCGAGGCCCATGGAGGCACCGTGTATCTCGCGGTGAACGATCCGGATCGTGGTATTTGCCTGGCGTTAATTTTACCGCAGCCTGAGGATGTGACGCCTAACGATGGCGATGGCTTGGTTTAGAATCCTGTAGCGCTTATCTTGCGTTTACCCGAGCAAACGTTTCACTAGATTCAGTCAGTGGCCACCATGGCAGCGCCCCAGCGCGAAGTCCCCCACATTCTATTGGTCGATGACGAACATTTACTGCATACGCTTTTTGAGCGGCTATTTACACGGCATGGCATGCGCCTGACCAGCTGCTACAATGCGTTGAAGGCGATGGAGGTGCT
It contains:
- the fliE gene encoding flagellar hook-basal body complex protein FliE, translating into MNVAELQRLQQLRAQDDGQLPAPRSRETVDGGFADTLAQAIQEVDRAQKAADEQVEAFIAGEQENLHEVMISMNQARLYFQLMTEVRNRLLETYQELMRTQI
- the fliF gene encoding flagellar basal-body MS-ring/collar protein FliF, producing the protein MRRTNMFEQLRQFLSRLTPGQRMALGVVTISSILLLLGIAYWAGRPEYALLFGGLAPSDASRIVETLQEENIPYQLKEGGTAIWVPRDRVYELRLRFASEGVVNDGPVGYELFDQNTLGMTDFMQRLNYKRALEGELARTIMSLQQVELAKVHLVLPERSPFRETQVAPSASVLLSLKSGARLTEEQIDGITALVAGAVEGLDPANVTVLDARGNLLSNPDAGNPELTLSSTQLKLRQALEAHLTEKGQSMLDRVLGPGNAIVRVSATLNFDQTVTERQLIDPESATVISEERLEESAPGGEGASASSMVRNYELSRTVERIQQNGGDIEYLTISVILNQRFEPGEDGTLQPRPYTPDELKQIEELVKNAVGFRPERGDRFAIHQTRFDTQIDDQIAQELREQRRQEQLHLYLRYGLMLLALGLAVWLLRALVHRMSELAGETQVLIGRVDQSALHASGHVSGELHGDATHSLEAGKEDELVLIDDIYTSRLSAEAKARLKAKHLLFEEVQKQVNEKPEEAAEIIRSWLVADMQD
- a CDS encoding ATP-binding protein — translated: MASPTERRASAQETPDELLANLVQVLAHRLRGLITSIEGFTDLLADTLVTPEQRELALRVFESTASIERILSELQWYSRPLQLMPGRRPLRVLLQELLVMLEEGEAARVALDLQLSGRLQVRADAMLLRQALFMLLKNALEATGPAGTVQLRVLGASRAIRFEVWNAGYMPPEVAEQIFVPFFTTKAQNLGIGLPIARRIVEAHGGTVYLAVNDPDRGICLALILPQPEDVTPNDGDGLV
- a CDS encoding flagellar basal body protein; translated protein: MEPAKLQLLRHAMQAYTWRLKALASNIANLDTPGYQRMSVSFEETLREVRHRIPGLRRPEEVTPRMQIEETPPILENELMELADTQLRTQLTARALRDYFDLMRTAITGRTG
- a CDS encoding flagellar basal body rod C-terminal domain-containing protein, whose translation is MPLPARIFSFFRTAARGLEAQRIAMSAATENIANAATTRTDQGTPYAIKRAVHTTPEVPTQRFYELLSRLRTAPRTTDPRHSASPSLLPRLPEAELGPETTITETLRLRYEYDPTHPHADANGYVAYPDVNVVEEMAHLISANRIYEANLSTIQAAKEMIKRTLEI